The genome window agcacatcagccccaagcactgaagatggctcggtggagcctctgcctcaggcactaaaaatagtttggttgcaagcatggccccagatgggcagagcattggctccagataggCAATGTCAGGTaggtcccagttggggcacatgcgggagtctagctcccctcctctcacttgaaaaagaagaaataaaaaagtgataaatTTTTACCTCTGTATAAACCTGTGCAATCATCCACATCAATGCctaggatttattttatttttttttatttttttttatttttttttattttatttatttattcatttttagagaggagagggagagagaggggggggaggagctggaagcatcaactcccatatgtgccttgatcaggcaagcccagggtttcgaaccggcgacctcagcatttccaggtcgacgctttatccactgcgccaccacaggtcaggcttattttttttatttatttattttttttttttttttacagaggcagagatagacagggacagacagacaggaacggagagagatgagaagcatcaatcatcagtttctcgttgcgcattgcgacttcttagttgttcattgattgctttctcacatgtgccctgaccgtgggccttcagcagaccgagtaaccccctgctggagtcagggaccttgggtccaagctggtgagctctttgcttaagccagatgagcccgcgctcaagctggcgacctcggggtctcgaacctgggtccttccgcatcccagtccgacgctctatccactgcgccaccacctggtcaggccaatgccTAGGATATTTTGTCCCCCTGAACAGttctctcctgcctttgccaGTCAACACTCACCCACCAAAGACACTTAATGATCTGATTTTTATCACCATAGGTTAGTTTTGCTTGTATTTGTATTTCATAtcaatggaatcacacagtatacACTGTTTTGTGTCTGACTTATCACTCAGCACAATGCTTTTGCCATTCATTGGTGTTGCATGTGTCAGTGTGCCAaaacttgtttatcttttcactactgaaggatatttgggttgtttccagtgttGGGCTATTGTGAGTAAAGCTTTCAAAGTGCTTTTTCAGTGTGGagtcagagagcagagagagaagggggggaaggatGACAAAGGGTCACGGAGACATGCTAGAAGGGGATGGGTTTGTTCATCATCCTGATTGTGGTGGTGGCTTTCTACGTATACACATATGTCATAACATAATGAAATTGAATACTCTAAATATGTGTACcttattatatgtcaactatactttaataaatctataatgcctgaccaggcgggggtgcagtggatataaTGTCAGCCTGAGatttagaggacccaggttcgaaagcctgAAGCTGcgggcttgagcataggctcatcagacttgagtgtaggctcaccgacttgagtgtgggatcatagatatgaccccatggtcgttggcttgagcccaaaggtcactgccttgaagccaaggtcactgctttgagtccaaggttgctggcttcagcaagcagtcactggctcacctggagcaccccccatcaaggcacatatgagaagcaatcaatgaacaattaaggtgctacaactatgagttgatgcttctcatctctctcccttcctgtctgtctctcttgcaggcaggcaggcaggcaggaaggaaggaaggaaggaaaggtgcTCCTGATCAGGTGACATTGGAACAGAAACATAAGGAAACAAGCCATGTGACTATTTAGGAGAAGAGCATTTCAGCTTGAGGGAACCACAGGAGCAAAAGTTCTGAGGTAGGAGGATACTTAGAATATTTGAGGAACAGCCTAATGGCCCATGTGGCTAGAGGGGATGTGGGAAAGAGAGGAGCAGAAGATGAAGTCAGGGAGATTGCTGGAGGCCAGAACATGTGGAGCCTCAAAGGCCATGTGAAGCTCTTGTGATGTACTTTGAGATGGGACCTACTGTTGGGTTTTGATCAGAGATGTGACctgttctcatttctctgttaaaAGGATGACTCTGATTGCTGTGTGGAGCACAGCCTGTAGCCCTATGGACCAGGGTGCAAACAGGGAGCCAGTGAGAAGGCTGTTATAATAGTCCTGGTGGGAGATAGCAGTGGCTTTTCCTGCTGGTACTGAAGGTAGCAGTGGAGGCagccggtttttttttttttatttttttttattttttatttttttttttacagaggcagagatagacagggacagacagacaggaacggagagagatgagaagcatcaatcatcagtttctcgttgtgcgcgttgtgacttcttagttgttcattgattgctttctcacatgtgccttgaccgtgggccttcagcagaccgagtaaccccctgctggagccagcgaccttgggtccaagctggtgagctctttgctcaagccagatgagcccgcgctcaagctggcgacctcggggtctcgaacctgggtccttctgcatcccagtccgacgctctatccactgcgccaccacctggtcaggcgaggcagCCGGTTTTAAGATTAGAACCCACAGGCTTGCCTAAGGACTGGTTGTGAGTTGAGAAGAAGAGGAGTCAAGAATGACCCCAATGTTTTGGTCTGAGCAGCTGCAAGGTTGGAGTCGACTGAGACAGGGAAATCGGCGGAGGGGTATAGCAAATGAGCGTGAATAAACTAAAATGAACGAATAAATAACTGTATACCTTTTTTTCTCCGAGGCGTGAAACTGAAGGCCTGTCCCATGGTCAGCACCTTCAGAGACTGGGATCAGCACTGAACACACCCTCAGAAAAGCAGGCAGCGTTTCCTTTAAGAGGGCTCCGCCCCGCTCCACGAAACCCCGCCCAGGGAAGGTCACGTGCCCCTCGGGAAACCGTAGGGATGGGCCGCATTACGGTTTGAAAGTGGGGCGCGCACAGCTCGAGCGGCGGGTCGGCTTGCGACTGGGATGTCGGTGTTGCGGCCGCACGACCAGCTGCCTGGCCTAAACGCGGCCACCATCTTGGTAGGCGTCAGCAGCCCTGCTTCCCCCGCCGGCCTTTTTCCTCCTTGGCTGTGTGCTTCAGCTGGCGAGTTCTCTGCGCTCTGTGGGGTGCTGGAATGCGCTATTTCAGCAAGGAAGTGGTGGGCGGGATAGCCACATTTTGAGCCAATCGGAGTAGCCGCTCTCTGAGGCTGAAGGACGTCCCCACCAATAGGTCCACGACGGGCTCTTGCCCAGTTTCTGATTGGTTTCTGGCTAAGGTGTGGGTTCCTCGCCGGGCGGGGACTTGGATTTCCCGAGTGGCAATCAGACTTTTGGTAATGGCCCGGCAGTCCGAGGGAAGGCTCGGAGGGTAATCAGTGTTGTGCGTACAGGACTGGAGCTGGTGCAACCTCAGGCGCTCACCCAGTGTCTGGTGGAGTCCTTTTTCGGTAAATGGTGCCCTGCGCGCTGGAGCCAGAATCCTGGGAGTCGCAGTCGCCTTCTGTCGGTGCCCGATCCCAATACCCTTCGGAGGGACTGCTGTGCCCAGGTATTAATCAGCCGCCTTCTTTCTCTGGGCAGCTGGTAGGCACGGAGGATGCTCTTCTTCAGCAGCTGGCCGGTTCGATGCTCAAGGAGGACTGCGCCTCGAAGTTGAAGGTGTAAGTAGCCGACTGGGGGTGTCTGATAGTTGGGCTGCGGTCTGAACTGTCGCCTGGGCGTGAGGGAGAGCGGAAGAGCCGCCCTACGTGAAGAGATGTTTAGAAACATGCTCTAATATTAATTAATAGTAGCAATTTCCAGGTAACTAGGCTTTTAGAAgtctgtgtgacttttttttaacttttgtgagttttttgtACTTGTTAGTGTTTAGTGAATTGTAAAGTGAGGTGTAGGAGGAGACGGGTAATAGGAATATGTGGAAATGGCAGAAGTAAGAGGGTTCAAGAAAACCTTTAGGACATCCAGAGACCAGGTCTAGGCGAGAATGAGGAGGGtgatttgtccaaagtcacacagctggaaattggcagaactgggatttgagCCTGCTTCTGTCACACTCCAAAGGAGTTCATTCTTAACCCCTAAACTTCACAGTTCAACACCCCATCTTCTGAGCCCGGTCTCCCTTCCAGCATGCATGTAGCTTGCCATCCCCGTGCCATCTTCTATCCAAAACTCTCTCTGGCCAAGGCCTTTACTAAACAGAGCTGCTCTCTGGCAGAGGGGTCAGAAGAAAGTAATCTGAATAGGACCGGCTCCACCCTGCCCCTATGTTCTCCTGAGGAGTCTTGCCCACAGGGGCATCAGGTGAATAGGTGATGTGCCTTTGACAGCCTCTTCTTCTATGAAGGACAGCATGTGAATGTCACGGGATGTAGGTACATGTATCTTTAGTCATGCAATTGCTTGTTTTTCAGCCACTTGGCAcagtccctccctcttccttccaatGTGAATCGTCCCCGAATTGACCTGATTGTGTTCGTGGTCAACCTTCACAGCAAATACAGGTAAGAGCCAGAGGATGGGTCTGTCCCAGTGCAGGTGGACCTGGCTTTGGGGTGTGCTGGGACGGTGGGAGAGGCCTCCTGGATGGGAGCCAGTGACTTGTACAAGATGTTTAAAAGACACTGATAAATCCTCGCAGTGTCATCTGTCATTTAGCTAATGATCTCTGAGgtctcctctgtgtcccagagagCAGGGACAGAGATGAATGAAGCAGACCCCCCTGTCTTGAACATGCTCCTGGTCCATTGTGGGAGGAGGCTAGAATTTCAAACACATGAGAGTCCAAACAAGACATCTGACTCTCGGGACTTAAGGTGGACTTTCTGGTGGAGGTGACACCTAGATTGACACCtgaaaaatggaaggaattagcCAGGTAAGGATGGGAGCGAGCACAGTGTTCCAGGTGAAGAGTTCATATAAGTAtagtgtgtttatttatttaaaaacaaaacaaaactttttaaatcttatttaatgatttgagagagagagagaaacaggaacatcaatctgttcctgtatgtgcctggactggggatcaaactggcaacctctgtgcttcaggatgaagtTCCAACCAGCCAAGCCATCTTGTCAGAGCAATATAGTGTGTTTAGAGGACTGTTAAGGCCTGTACAAGGTCAGGAGCCCAGTCTAGTGTGGGCCATGGTAGTGGCAGCATGAGAGACCCGGCCTGGCCTCCCTGTGGTGCTGGCAGTCTTAAAGACAGTATTACAGCCTGCTTGAGGACTGCAGAAAGGAAGGTCTGCCCTGTCCCTCCTGGGAGACAGCTGACTGAGGTGAGgaagggcccagggcccaggactGAAACCAGTGTAGACCCCTGGTCATATGGTAGGGTTAAGGGGAGGCTCTGGTGAAAACACCTGGGATCCCAGGGGCATAGAGACACCAGATACCTGTAGCATCAGGATTAAGTTCAGACTTGCCACTTGACCAGTTGGAACTAGTCATCAGTGCCCTGTACCCATGGTGGGACTGAGCAAGTGTGAGATTTGCCATGGTTGTCTGAGGGTCTGGGCTCATTAGGCCTATTCCTCTTTGGGTGAAGCCTCTCTATTCTCCAAAAGTGACACTGACTGACCTTCAGAGACATCCTACTCTATAGCTGCACTTAAGGGCAGGAACATCCTTGCTGTCGACCTTGTTTGTGCAGGTTGAAACCTTGGCTGGGCCACCTGATGGCTATTTGGCCAGGAGACAATAGATTACTTCATCACTGACTCCCTGAATAGTAGTGAAGGAAAGGTTTAGCCAGAAAGTCAAAATGCCCTTGTTTTAAATCCTGTAACCTTGTTGGAAGGCAACTTGGCAATACCTATATATAAATACATCTTAAAAAgacatcctgcctgaccaggcggtggcgcagtggatagagcgtcggactgggatgccaaagacccaggtttgagaccccaaggtcaccagcttgagcgcgggctcatctggcttgagcaaagctcaccagcttggactcaaggttgctggctcgagcaaggggttactcggtctgctgaaggcccgtggtcaaggcacatatgagaaagcaatcaatgaacaactaaggtgtcgcaatgcgcaacgaaaaactaatgattgatgcttctcatctctccgttcctgtctgtctgtccctgtctaactctctctctaaaaaaaaaaaaaaaaaaagacatcctgTGACCCAGCCATTCTAATGTGTTAACAGGCGTATTTGCTTGGATGTGTAAGGATACGTAAACGAATGTTCATGTAGCATCTTTGTACTGAGGAAGAAGTGGAGACCACGTGAATGTTTATCACTGGGAAAACAGTGTGGTGCTATAGTAATCCCAAAGAATGAGCCAGATACAATGAACCCAACTAAACCCAGCTAGATGCTTATACCTATCACTGTCTGTTATTTGCATGTGAAAAAAATTCtaggcctggtctgtggtggcacagtggctaaagtgttaacctggaatgctgaggtcactggttcaagacctgggcttgcctggtcaaggcacatgtgagagttgatgcttcctgctcgtccctgtcctccctctctctctctcctttctaaaaatgaataaataaactcctTAAAGAAATACACTCTAAATTGTTGGCAAGCAGTTACCTCTCAGGAGTTGGGGCCAAAGGGTGCTGCTGGAGAGGGGGACTTATTTTCACTTATACATCCCTGTTTactgtttcattattttataggCTGAATCACttgtaattaaaagtaaaataaaaaaattaaaggacaaaGTATTCTTCTGGGGCAGTTTCCTGTCACCCTCCTCTCATTCTCTGGCCTCTGTGGGATGAGGAGCAGGGTCTTCTGTCTTCTCTGTTGTAAGCTTTGTCCTCTGGTTTGTTTTCTCACCCTGGTCTGGCTGCCCCAGCCTTCAGAATGTGGAGGAGTCCCTGCACCATGTGGACGCCACCTTCTTCCTGGGGAAGGTTGGCTTCCTTGCCACAGGCGGTAAGTACTTCACTGGCCTGAGCTGCCCACCCCACACCGAGGGCTGCCCTCCCCACACCAAGGGCACTTGCATCCCAGTAGACTCCTTGCTGAGGTTGTCTGGGTGATGGGAAGAATGCGGGCTTTCGAATCTGACCTGTTGTCTTTCTAAAAGCATTTCTGAGCTGGTTATTCCACTGAGTTAATTCACTGAGATCATTGCTTAAAGCTGCCGAGTGGTTTCAGAGTAAAACCAAACTCCCGTAATGGCATACACAGTGTGATTTGCAGCTTGGCCTCTGCCTCCCTATCTGGTCTCACCTCCAAATCCTCTCCCATTCTTTGGATCACCTACTACTTCTCTGAACAAGTCCTGCTAGCTCTGTGACTTGACATTATTAACAGTGGATATAATGATAACTAACCTTCACTGAGCActcactgtgtgccagacactgttctgagAGCCTTGTTTCTTATGTCACAAATCTTCACAGCTAGCAGCCCTCTGAGGTAGGTGTTAGCTCTCTTTTATAGCAGAGGAAATGAGTCATGAGCTTAAATAACTCACCCAAGGCCTCAGAACTAAAACGGGGTAGAGCTGAGATTCATCCCTAGCTAGTCATATCCCTGagccatgtggcctctctcagatactctcttcctcttctggatAGCTAGCCTTTCTTTTCTGCATCCTGGTGGAATCCTCACTGACCAACCCTGAAATCTGAGCCCTTAGGGTACCCATTCTACACTGATGATATGTCTGATCTGCCTGCCCCCCAAGCTGAACTGTCAGCTCCTTTTGAAGAGAGCCTAGCACAGATTTATTCTCAAAAAGCAtcggtgaataaatgaatgtcctTTTATATATCAATTCACTGAGTCTGTATAGTAACTCAGTGGGACAGGGGCTGTTACTATgctcatttcatagatgaggatgccatgttttcttttttaattttcttaatgttttattgattttagagagagaggaagggagagagaaagagacaggaataccagtctgttcctgtatgtgcccggggATCTAACTGGCAAGGCTCTAACCACcctagctatccagccagggctgacaccATGTTTTTATAGAATACGGTCTCAAAGCCCTTTCAGccttattttctaatttgatgATCTTGACAGCCCAGAGAAGGTGGAACAGGATTGCCACCCTCAGACTAGtcagaaactgaagcccagggagAGGGAAGTGAACCGCTTTGCCCAGTGCTTCCTAGGTTGCAGCCTGGAAGGTGGAGATGACAGCCGTAGCACTCACGGTTTCCTTGCAGCTGGGCAGGAGAGTCACTGCAGCATCCACCGGAACACTGTGCTGAAGCTAGCCCAAGCCTACCGGAGTCCCCTGCTCTTCTGTGACCTAGAGGTGAGGCCTGATCGCACAGGTGGGGGAAAGGGCATTCAGCACGCAGTGGCGTCATCGGGACTGCTTCTTGGAGGATCCCTGGGTACTGAGGCGTCCTGATGTGGAGACATGGAACTGGTTTGAATCTTGGCTTGTCCACTCACTGGCTGTGATTTGGGTGGGTCACCCAAAGCCTTGGAACACAAATGTGaaatgaaatgatgacatatatATTCATCTTAAGTGCTTCTTATATGCCAGCAGCTATCACTTGATAccttgcttttccttttgttttattttctctactcATAACCAAGTCTTCTGTGTGTGGGGGTCCATGTTAATATCTCACTCTCCTACTAGGGGTTGGTGCTGTGAGGCCAGGCATCTTGTCTGTCACAGTAACCGATGCATCCTCACGTCCTCCCAGCACTCAGAAAGTCTGATGTCCCTCTCACCTCTGATGACAGACTTGTCCAGTCCCAGCTCCCGGGCAGGGCATCCA of Saccopteryx bilineata isolate mSacBil1 chromosome 1, mSacBil1_pri_phased_curated, whole genome shotgun sequence contains these proteins:
- the CENPM gene encoding centromere protein M isoform X2 produces the protein MSVLRPHDQLPGLNAATILLVGTEDALLQQLAGSMLKEDCASKLKVHLAQSLPLPSNVNRPRIDLIVFVVNLHSKYSLQNVEESLHHVDATFFLGKVGFLATGAGQESHCSIHRNTVLKLAQAYRSPLLFCDLEVESFRATMAQRLVRMLLVCAGHVPGVSALNLLSLMRSSENPFLEDL
- the CENPM gene encoding centromere protein M isoform X4: MVPCALEPESWESQSPSVGARSQYPSEGLLCPGINQPPSFSGQLVGTEDALLQQLAGSMLKEDCASKLKVHLAQSLPLPSNVNRPRIDLIVFVVNLHSKYSLQNVEESLHHVDATFFLGKVGFLATGAQRRWNRIATLRLVRN
- the CENPM gene encoding centromere protein M isoform X1, whose product is MVPCALEPESWESQSPSVGARSQYPSEGLLCPGINQPPSFSGQLVGTEDALLQQLAGSMLKEDCASKLKVHLAQSLPLPSNVNRPRIDLIVFVVNLHSKYSLQNVEESLHHVDATFFLGKVGFLATGAGQESHCSIHRNTVLKLAQAYRSPLLFCDLEVESFRATMAQRLVRMLLVCAGHVPGVSALNLLSLMRSSENPFLEDL
- the CENPM gene encoding centromere protein M isoform X3, with translation MLKEDCASKLKVHLAQSLPLPSNVNRPRIDLIVFVVNLHSKYSLQNVEESLHHVDATFFLGKVGFLATGAGQESHCSIHRNTVLKLAQAYRSPLLFCDLEVESFRATMAQRLVRMLLVCAGHVPGVSALNLLSLMRSSENPFLEDL